The segment TGAGGGCGAGGCTTTCGTACCGAACTTGCGCCGACATTGCCTCTCGCACCGACCACCTAGGGGAATGAAGGGGCATTTGATACGATTATTGAGAAGTTACATTGAACCGAGGAGCTGGTCTTGGAAAACACCGTAAGCGCAACTGTCATTTCTCTGCAAATCGGTTTACCACAAACGGTTGGGAACAACGAGTCCCCTGACCCAATGGATCAGGCTTGGACGACCGGATTTTTTAAGGAGCCGACGTCCGGATTAATTTGGTTGGGGCAGACCAATCTCGAAGGTGATGGGCAAGCAGACCTTGAAAACCACGGTGGCCTAGATAAAGCCGTCAATGTCTACCCTATCGAGCACTATCCCTATTGGGCACAAGCCTTACCCTTGCTAGAGCTTCCATTTGGGGCCTTCGGGGAGAACTTTACAACTCAGGGTCTGGTAGAAAGTAATCTTTGTATCGGGGATGTATTTGCGGTTGGAGAGTCACTAGTTCAAGTGTCCCAACCAAGACAACCATGTTGGAAACTCGCTCGCCGCTGGCGTGTAAACGATCTGGCTCTTCGTGTCCAAGAAACTGGTCGAACCGGTTGGTATTTCCGTGTCCTCAGAGAAGGTCATGTCCAAGCTGGAAATAGACTCGTCCTTCTTGAACGCCATCATCCAAACTGGACAGTATCTACCGCAAACGAGGTGATGCATCATCGGATAGATGACCGGAAGGCTGCTCAGGAGCTCGCTGACTGCGCTTACCTCTCATCAAGATGGCGGGAAAAACTCAAACGGCGTGCACTCAGCGGAATACCCGAGAACATTGCTTCACGGCTGGAGGGGCCCAGGAAGGTATTCGATTAAACGGTTGCCTCGTTTCCTTTCGTTGAGCATCAGGACCGTATCACTTTGAATGAATACGGTCCTGATGCGTCACTGTGCCGGAGTGATCATGCTAACTACTAGTCTTTCTCGTCTTCGTCATCCTCTTTCTTTTTCTTGACTTCCTTTATTACCGGACGACCCTGAGCAAGGCTCGCGTTCAGATCGTGCTCCGGAACCTTCTTATGCACGAGATTCTGGTGGCAATCGATGCACGTCGCCCCTTCGCTTTGCATCTTGGCATGTGCCGCTTTGGCCGAAGCTCCCGGCGGCTTCGTATTCTTGTGACAGGCTCTGCACGTGAGACTATCCCATTCTTTAAGCTTCATCCGAGCCCGGTAGGCGGCTTCTGGGCGGTGCTCATTGAATTTTTCAACAGTTGAGTAGTCGGTGGTGAATTCCTTGATCAGAAATGGCACCCCATCTACGACGTGTGTATAGATCGCCTTATGGAAGTTCGATAATCCCTGAGGCACATGGCAATCCTTACATCCGGGGTCCATACCAAGTGCACCCCAGTGTGAAGACTTCTTCAGCTCCTCATAGGGGTAGATTTCCGAGTGGCAACTTATGCAGAACTCGGTCCTGGAAACCGCTGCTTCACCGCCAAAAACCACAGCGATCGCTCCTATCCCTAGAACTGCGCCGGCAGCTAGTGTCCCTATCTTTGCCATTGTTAGTCTTCCGCCTTATCGGATTTCACCGGAGGTTTAGCGTTCTTCTGGAACTCTTCGTGGAACTTCGGCATGGGCGGACCTGTAAATGTGCCGGCAAGCTTGAAATGCTCATGCATCGCCTTGTCGTTCCTCACATACTTTTCGAAGTCAAATGCGTATTTCTTGTCTACTTTAGGAGTAAACGGGGTATAAGGTTTTTTCGCACCTTTCCACGGAGATCCTTCGTAATTGAGATGACAGGCATTGCACTTTTCTTCGAACTCGAAGTCTTGGCCAGCTTCCACAAGTTGGGCTCGCTCCATGGTCTTCTGAGATTTTTCAAACGCTTCACCTGCCTTACGGTGGATCTTCCGATAGTCGCTCCCAGCTCCGTGGCAGGATTCGCAACCAACACCGGTTAAGAATTTGTCAGGTTCTTCTATGACATAACCACCTTCTTTACCGAAACCATCGACGTGGCAACCAACGCAATCCTTGTCTTTTGTATAGTCCTTCTTGGGGTCCAGCTTGGCCTTGACCATCGCCTCGTCCTTCTTCTTGCCTCTGGTGGACTTGAGCGATTCCATTGCCTTACCATGGAGAGTCTTTTCCCATGATTCACCCTCTCCTTTATGGCAGTTGTAGCACTTTTTTCTCCCTTCAAATGTCCCTTCCGCCCAAGCGGTCCCTGCCACGGCCAGAAATACCGTTACAGCGGCGAATGCGTATACTATGCGGTGATTCACGGCATCTCCTTTCCGATGAATATATGAATAAGATCAGTGATTATTCTTGCTACTTACGTGAGGCTCTCTAACGTCCCCACGCCTCGTCGGTTCTATAAAGCGTCGGCAGTTTATCATGACCAATATCATACTGCCACCATCAAATTCTTGCTCTTCATCGTCTGAATGGGCTTAGGCCGAAGGAATCTTATAGATCCAGTATCCGCCCTGCTTGTGAACAAGTTGTAACGCCTCAAAGTCTATCGGCGTTGAATTCATCAGTGGCAGCATCTGAGACAACAAAGTTTTCTCCTTGGTACTCTGCTTAAGAAAATATGCCCGCACAAGCTTTTCCGAGACTGACTGGAGCGTGTATGTATCATACCCATTCTCTTTCATCCATGCCTTAACCTGGCCGACAAGCCCATGCACGTTCCCAGTCAACGGAAAATCTTTAAAAGCCATATCAAGCTTATCCGGACGCATGAGACCAAGCTTATAGAGGTCCGCAGGATGCACGACGATGTATGCTTCGCGTGAACCTACGAGATCACGAAGCATAGCAACCCCCTTTGTCGCCTCTGCTGAAAGCGCATCGGCAAAAAGTTGAAACCTTCGTTGCTCATCCACTGAGCCCGAATTACCCCAAAACTGATTCTCGTATGCTCGAATAGAATCCGACCGTTGTTTCCAGTAGGTGGGTGTAATCACTGGTTCTCCAAGATGCGACGTGAAAAAGGTCTCACGTCCAGACAGCAAGCCCAACTGGCGAGAGGTATCCCACCATGCGAGAACAACGGCCTCGTTCGGTACATGTTTAGTAACATCTCCGGCAATCGCGGCAAGTTCTGAGAGGTCAGAGGTCATGACACCGATGGGTTCGGAAACCAGATTTTCCCAGTTTAGGAGAACGGGCTGTTCCCCATCTCTACTCGCACGATAGGCTATAGCGATGGGCTTATCAATGGAGGGAACACGAAGCTCGTATTTGCTGATCTTCAGATCCGGCCAAGCCTGCAAGGGAAGGTTATTGAACTTGGTCGCCACACCCTCATCGACAAGTTGGTAGGCATACGGAGCCGGTAGGGGCTTGAGCCAAAGATAGACAAACCACCCACTCAGAAAAAGACCTCCCGTCACCAGGAGGATACCTAGTGACGGGAGGATTTTAGACACGGACCGGTTCGACACAGGCGCGTTCAGGGACGGAGCAGAGATCAACGATCCTTCCTCTCACGCCTCCGCCATCCTGCGATTGCAATCGTCCCGGCAAGCATCATCCCTCCTCCAATACCACCGAGGGAAATCTTACCGGTTTCGCTATCGAGGTCCAGCATACTTTGCTTCGTCTGGCCCTCGAGCTTTGCAACCCGAGCTTGGAGATCAAGCTTCTCTTTTAACCGTGTGTCATCGTCCATGATCTCAACATACGCACGGTTCATAGCCGCCCAGCCTACCGTATAGGTGTAGCCCCAGTATTGGTGGGCCAAGCTGACGTGCAATTGAACCAAGTGGTCTTCCGCCATTTCGAACAGTCTCAACTCATTGGCAGCTGGGTTGTTACCCTTCGACCAATAAATCTGGAAGAATTTTTCAAAGCCATCCGTCTCAGGAGCCGGAGGCGCCGGCCGGTTTGTCTTCTGCCCGGTCAATAGCCCAGCCTTATACTGCTCTTCCACAACATGATGCGCTTCATCATACTTATCCAAGCCTGAGAAGGTTCCGTTATCCATAAATTCCATCCAGGCCCTGGCATAGGTTTCCGAGTGGCAATTGGTGCAAGTCTTCACCCACGCATCGTTTCGCTTTTCAGCCCAGTCCGTTTTGATGTTTTCACGGATCCCAGGTACGAATGGATAGTTCGCCCAACGAACCTTACGCACGACATTGTGGGCGATTTTACCTTGATACTCCATATGACAGTACTGACACGTTGGTGCCGTTTCGGCCCCTTTGGCCATGGCTTCTTTAATTGGAATATTGAAGTTCCAATGAGCCTTATCCCGCTGATACTTTAGACCATGCTTGGAAAGATTGTAGGCTTCCCAGTTATTATGGTCGGCACCGCTGTGGCATTGAGCACAGACCTCAGGCTTACGTGATTCAGCCACTGAGAATTCGTGCCGAGCGTGGCAGGTATCACACTTGTTCTGATTGACATGACAGCCCGTGCAACCGTCGGCGATTTCACGCTGCGGCATACCCGCATACACTTCGACTTCCACGTTGGCCCTGTAGTCCAAGGCATGTGACGGGCGACCCTTTGGCCACTGGTCTTTTGGCCAGGTGATCGTATCTCGTTCCGATTCTCTCTCTGCAAACTCTTGCAAGTGGCAGGTTCCACAGGTATCGGCAGTGGCCAACCTGATATCCTTCCGGTGATCAGCCTTATTCTTGGCATTGATGTCAAAGTGACAGTCAATGCAACCGACTTCCTTCAGATGCTCCCCCTTGCTCAACTTGCCAATTGAACGAAGATTATCTTCGATGGCTTCGAGCTTGGCCTTCTTGTAGTAAGTTTCGTCCTTTGGGGTCAGCTTGCGGATCTTATCCAAGTTCGCGTGGGTGCTCTTCTTCCACGCCGCCACCCACCCCGGCGATTCATCGGTGTGGCACTTCACGCATTGCTCACGGCTCGCAACCTCTTTCACCGCCTGCGGTGGTTTGTAGAAGGTGTGGGGATCAAAATACTTACTGAACGAGATGGGCTGCCAATACTCACCGTACTTCCCCTTCCCTTGCCCATTTTGAGCAGGATCCATGTACCGCTTGAGTAAGGCCTCATACAGTTCCTTAGGCGAGGCAGATCGATCGATCTTCAGCGCCTCGTAGGTTTCCTTCGGAACGGTGGGGAAATTCGCCTGAGCCTGTGCGGCGACGAACACGCCACAGACCACCAGGGCATACTTCACCATGTTCTTAACCATCACAGCTCTACTCCTTTCGTTTGATGGGCAGTACGCACTGCCCTTCAAAAAAAGATTCGCCCGCAAAAAAATTCGCCCGATAGACTTCCGTTTTTAGAATTGTTCATTTTTTAGAATCGTTCATTTGCGCAAGTTCTTAAAAAATAATGGCGGCGAAATATAGCTTAGCCTCTCTTGACTGTCAAGAGAATTTCAAGGGATCAGGACCGATGGAGTCTTGCACAATGCTTCCAAAGAATAGATAGAAATGACTACGTGGCATCTACGGTCGTTCCCGATCGATGACAACGGTGATATTTTCGGTTCCCGGCTTCATCGGCTGACTCATCCCCTCCAGATCACCGCTTTCAGCCATCGCTTTTCCGGATTTCGATAGACGCGCCACGATGACGACCGTGTCGATGTCGGAGAGCTTTCTTGATGGCATGGGACTGGTCGAGTCATCCAGCCGGAAGGTGAAGGGTAAATCTTTCTTCGACGCGCGCACGATTGACACCGGCATCGGAGGGCCGGCGACGTCTTTCGCAAACACAAATAGGGTATCCGGAAGAGAAGCTTTGCTTGCCATATTCGGCCCTAACACCACTTTGCCCGTTATCGCCCGCGACTGTCCGGATTGAGTCGCCGGCTTGACAGGTTTGGTCTGTTCCATCGGGGGATTCGCAACCAACATGTTCGCACTGGGACCACCACCGAGGCGCCGTTTGGCCTCGGCAATGCTGGCCTTCAGCTGGTCGGATGATTCCTGATCATCGGGAGGGAGATAGGCATGGGCATCTTCCCATTCCTTGGCGGCACGCGCAAAATCTTTTCGGTTGTACGCGATCGTCCCTGACAACATCAGCGCCTTCACGTTGTGCGGGTCGAGCTTCAAGGCTTTTTGAATCAGCATTTCCGGCTTTCCATCCAGCTTGCGCCCCTGATGCACACCGAGAGCATCCGCATAGTCGGCAAGGAGGCTCGCATTGTTTGGGTTGAGCTTGGTGGCCTTCTCGAAAATCGGCACCGCGTCGGCATACCGCTCCATGGCCATATAAGATCGCGCCAAAAGCCCCCATCCGACTGCATCGTTGGGATTCTCCTCCAGCTTCTTCCTCAACTGCTCGATCAAGGTGTTCAGGCTGTCCGCCATCTGTGAATCATCCCCTGAGCCACCTTGAGCGGATGCCGCAGACACGGATGGGTGTGTCATTGCGGCAGGATTTCCCAATGTCCAGTAGAGCACCCCACTGGCCGCCGGAATGATCATGGCCAAAGAGAGGGCAACGACCCGAAGATTCACGGGCGCTCCAGCAGGAGCGATAGATGCTTCTGCCGAACCCGTTTCCTCCAACACACGACGCTCCAGCTCGCTTCGCGCCGTCTGGTACTGTTCATCGGTCAACAAACCGCCGGCACGATCTTGTTCCAGCTCAGAGAATTGCTGTCGATAGACCGGCAGCGTTTTTCCCCGCTCGTTTGCCGCCTGTGTGGGATGTTTCAACAACGGCCTCAGCAAGAGTCCAAGGATGGCGACAGTCATGGCCGATGCAATCGCCCAAAATGCCACAGTCATGATCGTTTGCCTCCTTCCGCCAATAGCTGTTCGACCCGCCGATGCTCTTCATCCGTCACCGGCACCTCGACGACTTTGCGCGCCCGACGCCGCAACGTGATGACCAGCGCCGCGGCTCCGACCGTTAAGAGGACGAACGGGCCAACCCACAGCAGCGTGGTCGTCGCCTTGAGGGGCGGACGATACAGCACAAAGTCGCCGTAGCGCGCCACGAGAAATTCAATGATCTCCTTGTCGCTCATATCCTTGGCGATCATTTCCCGAACTTCTCGGCGCAAGTCCTCCGCCAGCGGAGCGTTGGAATCGGCCAACGTTTGATTCTGGCAGACCAGACATCGTAGCTCGACGGCGAGGTGCTTGAGGCGCGCCTCGGCGACAGGATCATCGGCCAACGGCCTGGCTTCCCCTGCCCACACTTGTCCGGACAGGAGCAGCACTATGAGCATCACCCATTTCATTGTGATTCAAGCTGCTTCACGAGGGGAAGAATCTTCTTGGTGACCGTGTCGGGATCTAAAGGCCCGATCTGTTTATAACGGATCACACCCTGCTTGTCGATGACATAGGTTTCGGGAACTCCATAGACCCCATAATTGATGCCGACCCGACCGGCATCATCCACCCCGACCACGGGATAGGGATTGCCCCAGCGTTTCAACCAAGCCATGGCTTCGTCACGTTGATCCTTGTAATCCATCCCAAAGATCGGCACCTCACCGGATTTGGCCAACTCCATCAACACCGGATGCTCAGTTTTGCAGCCGCTGCACCAGGACGCCCAAAAATTGAGCAACCACACTTTCCCCTTGAGATCCGCCGGCGAAAACGCTGTTGCTGCATCGTAGAGCTGCGGCTGGGAAAAATCAGGTGCGGCCTTCCCAACCAAGGGGGACGGAATTTCCCGAGGGTTGAGCTTGAGTCCAACCCCGAGAAAAACGACCACCACGATAAAAATCGACAGGGGCAGGAGAAACCGATTCATGCCACCTTTCGCCTAGCTGTTCCTGTTGAAGCAGGCACGGCCGGCTCTTGCCGACGCCAGGCAATTCGATACCGGCGATCGCTGATGGCCAGTACGCCGCCCAGCGCCATGATGAAACATCCACCCCAAATCCAATCCACAAACGGCTTATGATAGAGCCGCACACTCCAGGCTCCATCATCAAGCGGCTCCCCCAAAGATACATAGAGATCGCGTAACAACCCGGGATCGATCGCTGCTTCCGTCATGACCTGATTCTGAACGGAATACCGTCGTTTCTCCGGATACAGGACCGTCGTTTCGCGACCATCGCGACTCACATGGAAGGTTCCGCGAGCTGCCATATAGTTCGGCCCAACGACATCCTGCGCACCGTCGAATCGGAACGTATAGTCGCCGATCGTCGCCGTCTCGCCCACGTTCATCCGTACATCTTTCTCGGATTCGAAACCCTTCACCATCGTCACTCCGACAATAAACACCGCAATGCCGCAGTGCGCCACGAGCATTCCCCAGTAGGATCGCGGTACGGCAGCCAGACGTTCGATGAAACTGTTCCCGCTCGCGTGGGCCAACCGTTCACGCAATGTCACGACCGCGGTCGTGACGATCCAGATCGCCAAGAGGAGGCCAAGACTCAACAGAGGCGTCCAATTCCCCATGACAACCGGCAACGCCAGGGCTGTTACAACACTGACTCCGAACGCCCACTTCAACCGCTTGGCCAAATCAGGCAAACTCGCCTTTTTCCATTGCGCCAATGGACCGATGCCCATCAAAAAGATTGCCGGGGCCATTAACGGAACGAAGACTGAATCAAAATACGGAGGCCCGACAGAAATTTTTCCAAGATCCAGCGCGTCCAAGAATAAGGGATACAACGTGCCCAGCAACACTGAGCCCATCGCGGCAATCAATAACACGTTGTTCGCCAGCAACATCCCTTCGCGTGAGATCATCGCAAAGCCGCCGCCTAATCCCACTCGCGGTGCCCGCCAGGCATACAAGGCGAGCGACCCTCCGATGACGATGGCCAAGAAGGCCAGGATGAAGAGACCGCGTTTAGGATCGGTCGCAAAGGCATGCACCGACGTCAATACGCCGGAGCGGACAAGAAATGTCCCAAGGAGGCTCAACGAAAACGCCATGATGGCAAGCAAGACCGTCCACACCTTGAACCCGCCCCGTTTGTCGGTCACGGCCAATGAATGCACCAACGCTGTCCCGGCTAACCACGGCATGAATGAGGCATTCTCAACCGGGTCCCAGAACCACCACCCGCCCCATCCCAACTCGTAATAGGCCCAGCCGCTTCCCATCGCAATGCCCACTGTCAAAAAGCACCAGGCGACAGTGGTCCAGGGGCGAGACCAGCGGGCCCAAGCGGCGTCAAGATTCCCCCCCAACAATGCGGCGATCGCGAAGGCGAACGCGACCGAAAACCCGACATAGCCCATATACAGCATCGGTGGATGGATCACCATGCCGGGGTCCTGCAAGAGCGGATTGAGGTCGCGCCCGTCGAGCGCGGCAGGAATCAGCCGTTCGAACGGGTTCGACACCGTCAGCATGAACAGCAGAAATCCGATGCTGACAAGACCCATCACGCCGAGAATGCGAGAACGTGTGGCGTCGGGGAGATGAGCGGAGAAGAGAGTGACCGCAAACATCCAAATGGTCAGGATGAATGTCCAGAGAAGGAGCGATCCTTCGTGAGCGCCCCAAATTGCAGCCAGGCGATAGTGCAGCGGCAGCTGGGAATTCGACGTAGCCGCGACATACAGCACGGAGAAATCTTTTTCCGCAAAGGCATAGCCAAGGCAACAAAACGCAGTTAAAACCAAGAGAAACTGCCCTCGCGCCGCCGGCTTGGCTACGGCCATCAACCCCGAGTTCCCGACCGCAGCACCGTAGATGGGGAGGATACCCTGCACCACGGCAACGCACAGTGCAAGGATCAATGCAAAATGACCGATCTCAGGAATCATAGCGAGTCTTCCCTACCTTGCCCACCTTGAGGGACAACGAGTGATTTACTTTGTTGGGCCCCGGACGCCTTGGCCTTGGCTAACGCCTCAGCCGCTTCAGGCGGCATGTAATTTTCATCGTGCTTTGCCAAGACTTCACTCGCGACAAACGTACCGTCGGCGTTGAGTTTCCCCTGCGCCACGGCACCCTTCCCTTCCTTAAACAGATCCGGCAGAATCCCTTTGTATGTCACCGGCACGCGCTTCGCGGTATCGGTGACGATAAACCGGACCGTCAACCCATCGTTCTCACGGACGAGGCTCCCGTCTTCAACCATGCCGCCGATGCGGAAACTGCGTCCTTGCGGCACCTCACCGCTCGCCACTTGACTGGGCGTGAAGAAAAACACAAGATTACTCTGAAAGGCGTTCAAAATCAGGACGGTGGCCACACCAAAGACGAGCAACCCCAGGCCGATAAAGGCAAAGCGTTTATGTCGTGGTTTCATCGGTGCCTCCTAACAACGATGCGCGCTGTTCGGCGCGCGCCGCGCCGCGTCGACGCCACAAGGCCAACACTTCCCACACCATGCACAGCGCCGTAGCCACAAACGAGGTCCACACATAGAGCCCGTACCCTCCCATCGCGAAGAATTCAGAGGTGCTCCCCCACTCCATCAGCGAGCCTCCACCGTTTCCTGAATAACCGCCGGTTTCTCATTCCACACCGGCAGGGATTCCCGTTCAACCATGACACAGCGTACCCGAGCAAGGATGACAGCGATGCTGTACAGCCAGAAGGCCAACGTCATCAGCAACATGGCAGTGAGCATGGTTGATGCCATTTTTGATCCTGTCGCCATACTGACCGACGCCCCTTGATGCAAGGTATTCCACCACTGCACGGAAAAGTAGATGATCGGGACGTTGACCACCCCAACGAGGGCGAAGACGGCGCTCGCCCGGTCCGCCCGGCGCAAGTCATCAATCGATGTCCGCAGAAGCATGACCCCGGCGTACTGGAACAATAAGATGAGCTCCGATGTCAGCCTGG is part of the Nitrospira sp. genome and harbors:
- a CDS encoding multiheme c-type cytochrome: MVKNMVKYALVVCGVFVAAQAQANFPTVPKETYEALKIDRSASPKELYEALLKRYMDPAQNGQGKGKYGEYWQPISFSKYFDPHTFYKPPQAVKEVASREQCVKCHTDESPGWVAAWKKSTHANLDKIRKLTPKDETYYKKAKLEAIEDNLRSIGKLSKGEHLKEVGCIDCHFDINAKNKADHRKDIRLATADTCGTCHLQEFAERESERDTITWPKDQWPKGRPSHALDYRANVEVEVYAGMPQREIADGCTGCHVNQNKCDTCHARHEFSVAESRKPEVCAQCHSGADHNNWEAYNLSKHGLKYQRDKAHWNFNIPIKEAMAKGAETAPTCQYCHMEYQGKIAHNVVRKVRWANYPFVPGIRENIKTDWAEKRNDAWVKTCTNCHSETYARAWMEFMDNGTFSGLDKYDEAHHVVEEQYKAGLLTGQKTNRPAPPAPETDGFEKFFQIYWSKGNNPAANELRLFEMAEDHLVQLHVSLAHQYWGYTYTVGWAAMNRAYVEIMDDDTRLKEKLDLQARVAKLEGQTKQSMLDLDSETGKISLGGIGGGMMLAGTIAIAGWRRRERKDR
- the ccmE gene encoding cytochrome c maturation protein CcmE, giving the protein MKPRHKRFAFIGLGLLVFGVATVLILNAFQSNLVFFFTPSQVASGEVPQGRSFRIGGMVEDGSLVRENDGLTVRFIVTDTAKRVPVTYKGILPDLFKEGKGAVAQGKLNADGTFVASEVLAKHDENYMPPEAAEALAKAKASGAQQSKSLVVPQGGQGREDSL
- a CDS encoding DsbE family thiol:disulfide interchange protein produces the protein MNRFLLPLSIFIVVVVFLGVGLKLNPREIPSPLVGKAAPDFSQPQLYDAATAFSPADLKGKVWLLNFWASWCSGCKTEHPVLMELAKSGEVPIFGMDYKDQRDEAMAWLKRWGNPYPVVGVDDAGRVGINYGVYGVPETYVIDKQGVIRYKQIGPLDPDTVTKKILPLVKQLESQ
- a CDS encoding heme lyase CcmF/NrfE family subunit, translating into MIPEIGHFALILALCVAVVQGILPIYGAAVGNSGLMAVAKPAARGQFLLVLTAFCCLGYAFAEKDFSVLYVAATSNSQLPLHYRLAAIWGAHEGSLLLWTFILTIWMFAVTLFSAHLPDATRSRILGVMGLVSIGFLLFMLTVSNPFERLIPAALDGRDLNPLLQDPGMVIHPPMLYMGYVGFSVAFAFAIAALLGGNLDAAWARWSRPWTTVAWCFLTVGIAMGSGWAYYELGWGGWWFWDPVENASFMPWLAGTALVHSLAVTDKRGGFKVWTVLLAIMAFSLSLLGTFLVRSGVLTSVHAFATDPKRGLFILAFLAIVIGGSLALYAWRAPRVGLGGGFAMISREGMLLANNVLLIAAMGSVLLGTLYPLFLDALDLGKISVGPPYFDSVFVPLMAPAIFLMGIGPLAQWKKASLPDLAKRLKWAFGVSVVTALALPVVMGNWTPLLSLGLLLAIWIVTTAVVTLRERLAHASGNSFIERLAAVPRSYWGMLVAHCGIAVFIVGVTMVKGFESEKDVRMNVGETATIGDYTFRFDGAQDVVGPNYMAARGTFHVSRDGRETTVLYPEKRRYSVQNQVMTEAAIDPGLLRDLYVSLGEPLDDGAWSVRLYHKPFVDWIWGGCFIMALGGVLAISDRRYRIAWRRQEPAVPASTGTARRKVA
- the ccmD gene encoding heme exporter protein CcmD gives rise to the protein MEWGSTSEFFAMGGYGLYVWTSFVATALCMVWEVLALWRRRGAARAEQRASLLGGTDETTT
- the haoB gene encoding hydroxylamine oxidation protein HaoB — protein: MSKILPSLGILLVTGGLFLSGWFVYLWLKPLPAPYAYQLVDEGVATKFNNLPLQAWPDLKISKYELRVPSIDKPIAIAYRASRDGEQPVLLNWENLVSEPIGVMTSDLSELAAIAGDVTKHVPNEAVVLAWWDTSRQLGLLSGRETFFTSHLGEPVITPTYWKQRSDSIRAYENQFWGNSGSVDEQRRFQLFADALSAEATKGVAMLRDLVGSREAYIVVHPADLYKLGLMRPDKLDMAFKDFPLTGNVHGLVGQVKAWMKENGYDTYTLQSVSEKLVRAYFLKQSTKEKTLLSQMLPLMNSTPIDFEALQLVHKQGGYWIYKIPSA
- a CDS encoding MOSC domain-containing protein is translated as MENTVSATVISLQIGLPQTVGNNESPDPMDQAWTTGFFKEPTSGLIWLGQTNLEGDGQADLENHGGLDKAVNVYPIEHYPYWAQALPLLELPFGAFGENFTTQGLVESNLCIGDVFAVGESLVQVSQPRQPCWKLARRWRVNDLALRVQETGRTGWYFRVLREGHVQAGNRLVLLERHHPNWTVSTANEVMHHRIDDRKAAQELADCAYLSSRWREKLKRRALSGIPENIASRLEGPRKVFD
- a CDS encoding cytochrome c-type biogenesis protein CcmH, with product MLIVLLLSGQVWAGEARPLADDPVAEARLKHLAVELRCLVCQNQTLADSNAPLAEDLRREVREMIAKDMSDKEIIEFLVARYGDFVLYRPPLKATTTLLWVGPFVLLTVGAAALVITLRRRARKVVEVPVTDEEHRRVEQLLAEGGKRS
- the ccmI gene encoding c-type cytochrome biogenesis protein CcmI; amino-acid sequence: MTVAFWAIASAMTVAILGLLLRPLLKHPTQAANERGKTLPVYRQQFSELEQDRAGGLLTDEQYQTARSELERRVLEETGSAEASIAPAGAPVNLRVVALSLAMIIPAASGVLYWTLGNPAAMTHPSVSAASAQGGSGDDSQMADSLNTLIEQLRKKLEENPNDAVGWGLLARSYMAMERYADAVPIFEKATKLNPNNASLLADYADALGVHQGRKLDGKPEMLIQKALKLDPHNVKALMLSGTIAYNRKDFARAAKEWEDAHAYLPPDDQESSDQLKASIAEAKRRLGGGPSANMLVANPPMEQTKPVKPATQSGQSRAITGKVVLGPNMASKASLPDTLFVFAKDVAGPPMPVSIVRASKKDLPFTFRLDDSTSPMPSRKLSDIDTVVIVARLSKSGKAMAESGDLEGMSQPMKPGTENITVVIDRERP
- a CDS encoding NapC/NirT family cytochrome c → MAKIGTLAAGAVLGIGAIAVVFGGEAAVSRTEFCISCHSEIYPYEELKKSSHWGALGMDPGCKDCHVPQGLSNFHKAIYTHVVDGVPFLIKEFTTDYSTVEKFNEHRPEAAYRARMKLKEWDSLTCRACHKNTKPPGASAKAAHAKMQSEGATCIDCHQNLVHKKVPEHDLNASLAQGRPVIKEVKKKKEDDEDEKD
- a CDS encoding cytochrome c family protein, with the protein product MAGTAWAEGTFEGRKKCYNCHKGEGESWEKTLHGKAMESLKSTRGKKKDEAMVKAKLDPKKDYTKDKDCVGCHVDGFGKEGGYVIEEPDKFLTGVGCESCHGAGSDYRKIHRKAGEAFEKSQKTMERAQLVEAGQDFEFEEKCNACHLNYEGSPWKGAKKPYTPFTPKVDKKYAFDFEKYVRNDKAMHEHFKLAGTFTGPPMPKFHEEFQKNAKPPVKSDKAED